A genomic segment from Flavobacterium litorale encodes:
- a CDS encoding FecR family protein, with product MKDIVGETEIWVYVSQRADKATRAKVENWKTSNDFDEELFNSIVKLYKITGRNPFDDTISIEEEKTKFFEVVAPTNIKSLSIQKYLKYAAVVMLFISIIGIIYQNFSRNIITVETGYGEERQVALLDGSTVWLNARSKISYEEDAPRTIQLDGEAFFEVAKDKANPFTVETPDKVIVKALGTSFNVKAYPENSYLETTLLTGKVEVSSADYFEEKIIMLPNDNIRIIKADGIPIKTTIQNKKTVLAWRAGKIRFENMPFKDIADDLDNQLNIKLVFENEAIAESRFTAVFDKSTPMEEILEVLNTSKNFEYNLNQETNEWMIK from the coding sequence ATGAAAGATATAGTTGGCGAAACTGAGATTTGGGTCTATGTTTCGCAACGTGCGGATAAGGCTACGCGAGCAAAAGTCGAGAACTGGAAAACTTCAAATGATTTTGATGAAGAGTTGTTCAATTCAATAGTAAAACTTTATAAGATTACAGGTAGAAACCCATTTGATGATACTATTAGTATAGAAGAAGAGAAAACCAAATTTTTCGAAGTAGTTGCACCTACCAATATAAAAAGCCTGAGCATACAAAAGTACTTAAAGTATGCTGCTGTAGTTATGTTGTTTATCTCTATTATCGGTATTATCTACCAAAACTTTTCAAGAAATATAATTACAGTAGAAACGGGTTATGGAGAAGAAAGGCAAGTTGCTCTTTTGGATGGTTCTACAGTTTGGTTAAATGCCCGTAGTAAAATTTCCTATGAAGAAGATGCTCCCAGAACAATCCAATTAGATGGTGAAGCCTTCTTTGAGGTAGCAAAAGATAAAGCCAATCCTTTTACTGTAGAAACACCTGATAAAGTTATCGTAAAAGCTCTGGGCACAAGTTTTAATGTCAAGGCCTATCCAGAAAATTCATATTTAGAAACCACACTTTTAACAGGAAAAGTTGAAGTATCATCAGCAGATTATTTTGAAGAGAAAATTATCATGCTCCCAAATGACAATATTAGAATTATTAAGGCAGATGGAATACCAATAAAGACCACAATTCAAAACAAGAAAACTGTTTTGGCTTGGAGAGCCGGTAAAATTCGATTTGAAAATATGCCGTTTAAAGACATTGCTGATGATTTGGACAATCAATTGAATATAAAATTAGTTTTTGAAAATGAAGCAATTGCCGAATCTAGGTTTACTGCTGTTTTTGATAAATCGACCCCCATGGAAGAAATTTTAGAAGTTCTTAATACTTCCAAGAATTTTGAATACAACCTAAATCAAGAAACAAATGAGTGGATGATTAAATAA